The window AGATCGTCACGACGAGTGAATGCTGTACGAGTGCGGAACATCCAACTGGCTATGAAGGCCAAGCCGGAAAAGATTAACAACCCCTCAGGTACAAATCGGGGGACAAGAAAAATGATGTGATTAATAAAAAACAGTCCAGCACCACACACTAAACCAGCGACAACGCCCGCAACAGGGCCACGTCCACCAGTGGCATGGTTGCCAGCACTACGACCATAGGAAATGACGACAGGTGTGCCGCCACACAATCCGGAAAGGATGTTGGTAAGACCAAGAACTCGATACTCACGATTGAGATCTGACTCACGTCCCTGCAAAAGTTCGAGACGAGTTACCCGGTACATGGTTGATAACACCATGAACATCGCCAACGCACCAATATAGAGATTGTTGGCCAGAATAACATCCCAGCGGATATCACCAAGTCCTTCTTTCAATAGCTGGACGGCAAAGACAGGTAACCCGTTTTCAAGATGCGGAATGGGCGCAGCCAAGGACTTGAGCAACTCATCATCCCACCACATCCATGCGACGTGCCCAACTGCAGATGCTACCAGCAGCAAACCGAGCAGGAACAAAGAATTTTTGTATCGAGACAAACCACCAAAAAGGATAAAACCGAAAACAACGCCAGGTCCCATGGTCCACATGCTGTGCATGCCATCCATATCAGGCAGGGACTTGTAAACGCCAACGGCCACATTGGTCCAATCCATAGACAAGGGGCCTATCCAATCCAGGGTGCCAACGATAACAAAGACACCAATTGCCCCGATGACACCACCGATTATTTGTATGGGAATATAACTGACCAATCGTCCAGCGTTCAGCTTGCCAATCAACCACAAAGTAAAACCTGTTACGAACGTGGAAACTACAATAGCCCCGATAACGGTGGCTATAATAACCTCTGGCGAAGCTGTGCCTACCATGGTCCGACAGATACTTCCCACCAAAAGGGATAAGACTGCCGACATCCCCAGCCCTGTACCAGACAGCGCAAAGGGGATTCTTGTCTGCAAGGAAAAGAAAATACTGCCGACAGTCATGCCAGTTAAAGAAGTGGCAAGAACGTAAGGAAGAAATTCATGCATATCCTGCTGAGCCGAAATCAATACAGCCATGGCCACAGCAAAAAAGAAACCAAGCAAGCCTGAAACCAGGCCAGCAAAGATATTCAAAGCAATATTGCCTTCAAAGAAATTCCACTTCGGACCATCATCGTCTTCATCATCCAAGGAGGCAGTTTCCTCCCCGTTGCCAGAAAATTCAGCTTCCCAAATTTGGGGCTCGGTGGAATCAGCCAAATCACTGACGTCAACATGGTCCTCGGTCAATTCCGGGAACTCGTCTGACTGTGAAATAGGATTACTGCATTTCGGGCAAACTGTTGCATGACGATCAACAACCTCCCCGCAGTTATCACAAATGATATCGTCTGCATCATCGCTTAAGTCTACGGTGATATCAGCACTATCCAGATTTAGTTCATCAGTGCTTTGCTCCTGAGCAGATTCTCTTCCATCCAAAAACTCGTCTTGATCACCAGAAGACGACTCATCAACTTCCTCTTCCTGCGTCAGGGTATCAAAAATGGTTACACCATGACCGCAATCAGGGCATTTCGCTTTTTTTCCCGTCAGCTTATCGGGAACATCGCGCTCGTATCCACAGGAATCACACTTGAAAATCGCCACGCAGCACCACCGAATCCGATTGTGTATTATGAGCAGCCCGACGAATCTCGCCCGGCCCATAGACTCTTTTACTTTTGCAATACATACGTGAAGGTTGAAGCCTGCGCAAGGGAGTGATTGAAAACCTCGAAATCATTTTTTTCAAAAAAAATTCGTTCCGCCCCTAAAGTAATCGATTATTGCGCCGATTAAATTGGCACGAGTGAGCCTAAATGCGCACACGGAACGTGCCAACCACTCGCTTATATGAGCCATTTTATCCCACGGAAGGGGCTGACAATGCACGACAAGAGCTTTGTCTCCATACTTGTTTCCGACTTGGAAACCCACCCAAGCCTGCCACGCCTGTTGCAGTCGGTTGCTCGCCAGTCTGAAGGACTGGACCGCACCGAAATCATCGTGGCTGGAAATGGTGGACATCCCCCTTCTTCCGAATCCATATGGTCCGCGATCACAGGGCTCGACAACGTTTCGCTTTTCATGGTGGACAATGACGCTACGCCAGCCCAAGCCAGAAACACCTCGGCAGAGAAGGCCAAGGGAGACTTTCTACTTTTCCTACGCCCGGACTACCGATTGGACCCTAAGTATTTGACAACCGCATTCTCGGTTTTCTCCGACTACCCAGAAGTGGACATCATGTACACGGACTACATCCGCATGGCTCCCAAGGGCGGAAGCTCTCGCCCAGGTATGGTTCAGTTACCAGACTTCGATGAGAGCCTGCTCCAGACACACAACATACTCGGCCCAGGAGTGTTTATGCGTAAGGAAGCCTTCCAACGCACAGATGGATTCCGGGACAACACAGTCTACCGAGATTGGGATTTCTGGATTCAGACTGCCAATGTGGGGAGCACATTCTATCACGTTAACTACCCTCTCACATCCTGTGAACACAACAAGCTCAGCTTCCGCGAACGCGCCGAAGATGGTCGTTACAAGGCCATGATCGTCATCAACAATCAATCCTACTTCCATGTACACACTGTTCGCTGGGCACTTTCATATTTACGTGGAGAGGCATGGGCACAGGCATTCAGCTTCATGGTCATCCCTTCGGCGGTTGAAGTGACACGTATGATGCACGACTTCCAAATGAAGCAAATGGGCACTGATGTACTCGCCCAGGAAGCTATTCGTCAGTTTGATTCTTCTCCCTTGAATATGGACGCCAGTCGTTAAGAAAAAACGTCACTGTAGTCGCCCCAACAGCAATCAAAAAGGCCGCCCTACTGAAGCAGGACGGCCTTTGATATTTCTCAACAATTCATCAACTAGAGCTGGATACCATTCTCCATGCGATCTGCAATAAGTAATTCACGAATACGCTTGGCAATCGGACCGGGGGTAACGTCATAGATCGGCTTTCCATTAAAACGGACAACCGGAATAGCATCACCAGTCGTACCGACGATGATCACTTCACGAGCAAGGAGGATCTCCTCCTTTGTGATGCCGCGAAAAACGATGGATATATCATTCTTGATCAGATCTACAGCGCGAAGCAAGGTCGTGCCTGCCAGCGCATTGGTAAACTCGGGAATGATCAGCTTACCCTGCTCGTTGACGATACAGACATTCTCGGTGGCTCCTTCAGCCAGGAATTCATTCTCATCAAAACAGAACGGGTAGTCATAGCCCTTCTCTTCGGCCTCACGTTTCATAAGAACGTTAGGCAGATAGTCGATAGACTTGATGGTCGCCAAATAGGACTGCTTCGCTGGAATAGAGGTCTTGAAAGCGGTAGCACCCTTTTCGTAAACAGACTCTGCGGGAGTATGCAGATCTCCGGCTACGATGTAGAGGCTGGTTTCAGGGCACTCAGAGGGATAGATTCCGAAACCGCCAGGACCACGTCCCAGAAAGATGCGGACCATGCCCTTCTTCTGCCCACCAGCGCGGCATACTTCAAGAACCAGCTCGTGAATTTCATCCCAGGAACACGGCGGCTCAAGAAAGATGGACGCAGAAGAACGCTTCATACGTTCTATGTGCGGTTCCAACTGGTAGAGCATACCATCCACGAACTTCATTGCTTCGAACACACCGTCACCACGGTGAACGAGATGATCGTCCCACGGCATGAGCATCACGCCGGGATCTTTACAAATCATCCCAACACGGTGTTCGTAAAAAGCGTGAATCTTGGATGCATTGGGCCTTTCGACGGCCAGCATGGCATCCAGGTATTCCTGTTTATCAGCGACTTTGACCATTTTACTGTCCTTTAGGGAACGCGAACCAGATCACGCTCCATGAGAGTTTCTGCAATCTGTACGGTATTCAATGCGGCACCCTTACGGATGTTGTCAGAGACAACCCACATGTTGATACCATTTTCAATGGTCTCATCCTCACGAATGCGGCCAACATAAGTAGCATCCTCACCCGCAGCATTGATGGGCATGGGGTAGGCTTTCTTCTCGGGGTAATCTTCAACCACAACGCCCGGAGCCTTGGCAAGCAGAGCACGCACGTCGTCGGCAGTCATTTTCTCTTCGGTCTCAATATTGATAGACTCGCTGTGACCGTAGAAACATGGCACACGCACACAGGTAGCAGTTACCTTAATGGAAGCGTCGCCCATGATCTTAACGGTCTCGTGAACCATCTTCATCTCTTCTTTGGTATAGCCGTTATCCATAAACACGTCGATATGCGGCAAGCAGTTGAACGCAATCTGATGTGGATACACATCTGCAACAACCGGCTGACCGGACATGAGGCGACGGGTCTGGTTCTCCAACTCTTCGATGGCCTTCTGGCCAGTGCCGGAAACAGCCTGATAGGTGGAAACGACAACGCGCTTGATTTTGGCTTCATCATGGATGGGCTTGAGAGCAACCATCATCTGAATGGTGGAACAATTGGGATTGGCGATGATGCCTTTGTGCCAATCGAGATCATGAGGATTGACCTCAGGGACTACGAGAGGGCACTCATCATTCATACGCCAAGCGGAAGAGTTGTCCACGACAACACAACCAGCTTTTGCAGCGATGGGGGCAAACTTCTCAGAAGTGGAACCACCGGCAGAGAACAAAGCCAGATCAACGCCTTCGAAGGAATCTTCGGTCAGCTCGACCACGGTCAGTTCTTCACCCTTGAATTCCACTTTTTTGCCTGCACTGCGGGCAGAAGCCATCGGGATAACTTCGGAATAGGGGAAATTTCGTTGTTCCAAAACCTTAAGCATTTCCTGGCCGACAGCGCCGGTCGCGCCAACAACTGCCACTACGGGATTCTTACTCATAACTCTCTCCAATCTCTCTTAAAACTTTAAATTTCTACCGATTTCAAGGCACGCCTTGGCTCGGTTCAGTGTGTACAGATGAACGCCGGGAGCACCGCCATCGATGAGTTCCTGCGCCTGCTTGATGGCATAATCCATACCCAGACGATAAACGGCATCATCGCCCCCCTCTGCATGAGCAGCTTCCAGCGCGCTGAGGAACTTGCCCGGGATGGCTGCGCCACACAGTCCAAGGATGAACTTGGCAGATTTGAGGCTCATGATGGGCAACACACCGGGAATTACCGGCACATTGGAACCCATGGATTTCAACCGCTCCACGTAATCGAAATACAAACGGTTATCGAAAAACAGCTGGGTCACGAGAAACTGTGCGCCCTTCTTCACCTTCAGATCAACCATATCGAGGTCGGACTGGATGGACGGGGACTCAGGATGCGGTTCGGGATAGGCTGCGCCGCCCACACAAATCTCGGGATAACGCTCATTGATGAATTCAATGACATCAGTGGCGTGCTTGAATTCCTGAGTGTTGAAGTCAAAATCTTTGACGTCACGAGGGGCGTCGCCGCGCAGGGCCAACACGTTCTCAATGTTCGCCTCACGTAGACTTTTGAGAAACTCATCCAGCTTTTCAGCAGAAGCGCCGACGCTGGTTAGGTGAGTAATGGGCTCGATGCCGTGATCCCGTTTCATACGGGTGGCGATCTCCAGGGTATTGTCCTGGGTTCCACCGCCTGCGCCGTAAGTCACGGACGCGAACAGAGGATTGAGCTCCTTGAGCTTCTCAACTACCTCAAAGAAACCAGGCCAGGCTTCTTTTTCTTTAGGCGGAAAGAACTCCAGGGAAATAAACGGAGATTTTCTTTCAATCAGGTCACAAACGCGCAATTTGATTCTCCTTGAAACAAACGGTCTACAAAAATGTGCCCTCCCTGGTATGTGGGCAAGAGAGTTTACATACGCTTTCTTTGCGTAACCTTCAATGGAGAAATGGCAGGAAGGCCCGTAGGACCAGAGAAAAATCTATTTATGAAGAGCTTCGACAATGACTATATCGGCAGGAAGATAATCAAGAGTTGGCGGTTTAGCGGGATCAACCCACTCCATCCGCTGATCCTCAAGCGACGTCAACCGCCCAGTATAATTAGAGATATGAAAGAAATACAGTTGTACGACAAATTCGTCATACTCATGTTTCAAATCGCGCCAATACTCAAATTCCACAGGAGTTACACCCAACTCTTCCTGTAACTCACGCACGATGGCATCATCACGCGACTCACCCGGCTCAATCTTGCCACCAGGAAACTCCCACCAGCCAGCCATCTTGGCCCCCTCAGGGCGCTCCACTGCGAGATATTGGCCATCCTGCCAGATAATGCCTGCGACCACTTCGATAAGAGGTTTCATCACTCATCCCCTGTGGCTGCCGTAATAGACTCGATTTCTTCTTCCAGCTCAGCCATTTTCATCATGAGATTGTCGGCCCACTCAGTGACATCCTTATATGCAGCGTTGATCTTGAGAGCTTCTTCCGGCTTATCATAGGTTACCGGATCATTCATCTTTTCCTCAAGTTCAGCTTGCTCATCCAGAACTTTCTCCAAATCGGCTTCAAGCTTATCGTACTCTTTTTTCAA of the Pseudodesulfovibrio sp. zrk46 genome contains:
- a CDS encoding aspartate-semialdehyde dehydrogenase → MSKNPVVAVVGATGAVGQEMLKVLEQRNFPYSEVIPMASARSAGKKVEFKGEELTVVELTEDSFEGVDLALFSAGGSTSEKFAPIAAKAGCVVVDNSSAWRMNDECPLVVPEVNPHDLDWHKGIIANPNCSTIQMMVALKPIHDEAKIKRVVVSTYQAVSGTGQKAIEELENQTRRLMSGQPVVADVYPHQIAFNCLPHIDVFMDNGYTKEEMKMVHETVKIMGDASIKVTATCVRVPCFYGHSESINIETEEKMTADDVRALLAKAPGVVVEDYPEKKAYPMPINAAGEDATYVGRIREDETIENGINMWVVSDNIRKGAALNTVQIAETLMERDLVRVP
- a CDS encoding glycosyltransferase, giving the protein MHDKSFVSILVSDLETHPSLPRLLQSVARQSEGLDRTEIIVAGNGGHPPSSESIWSAITGLDNVSLFMVDNDATPAQARNTSAEKAKGDFLLFLRPDYRLDPKYLTTAFSVFSDYPEVDIMYTDYIRMAPKGGSSRPGMVQLPDFDESLLQTHNILGPGVFMRKEAFQRTDGFRDNTVYRDWDFWIQTANVGSTFYHVNYPLTSCEHNKLSFRERAEDGRYKAMIVINNQSYFHVHTVRWALSYLRGEAWAQAFSFMVIPSAVEVTRMMHDFQMKQMGTDVLAQEAIRQFDSSPLNMDASR
- a CDS encoding SulP family inorganic anion transporter; its protein translation is MAIFKCDSCGYERDVPDKLTGKKAKCPDCGHGVTIFDTLTQEEEVDESSSGDQDEFLDGRESAQEQSTDELNLDSADITVDLSDDADDIICDNCGEVVDRHATVCPKCSNPISQSDEFPELTEDHVDVSDLADSTEPQIWEAEFSGNGEETASLDDEDDDGPKWNFFEGNIALNIFAGLVSGLLGFFFAVAMAVLISAQQDMHEFLPYVLATSLTGMTVGSIFFSLQTRIPFALSGTGLGMSAVLSLLVGSICRTMVGTASPEVIIATVIGAIVVSTFVTGFTLWLIGKLNAGRLVSYIPIQIIGGVIGAIGVFVIVGTLDWIGPLSMDWTNVAVGVYKSLPDMDGMHSMWTMGPGVVFGFILFGGLSRYKNSLFLLGLLLVASAVGHVAWMWWDDELLKSLAAPIPHLENGLPVFAVQLLKEGLGDIRWDVILANNLYIGALAMFMVLSTMYRVTRLELLQGRESDLNREYRVLGLTNILSGLCGGTPVVISYGRSAGNHATGGRGPVAGVVAGLVCGAGLFFINHIIFLVPRFVPEGLLIFSGLAFIASWMFRTRTAFTRRDDLWMLWITFFMSIGFGLLVGVGFGVALALMVTVARSSKGGSVRNVLSGANHRSNVDRAPAQLRTLKEYGDHILILRLQGFLFLGSMSSLLKKIQDRLEARNMLSVEYLILDFKMVTGLASAAGVGFDKLRKLTEEHEVQVIITSAPLELEEHLEESGYLGAEAGAFKVFFNLDYAMEWCENHVLDSENMLEMKQMTLAELLAPVFPEPKYIPALMKVMKRVDVKKGEAVFRQGDSSDSMYFVESGKLDVELELEGGKLLRLKKVGPGAVFGEMGIYTLAPRSATIRAAEKCVLYMMTTNKLNAVEKRAPMLVTTIHRFMINMLADRLNDANFKVRDLMD
- a CDS encoding (deoxy)nucleoside triphosphate pyrophosphohydrolase, translated to MKPLIEVVAGIIWQDGQYLAVERPEGAKMAGWWEFPGGKIEPGESRDDAIVRELQEELGVTPVEFEYWRDLKHEYDEFVVQLYFFHISNYTGRLTSLEDQRMEWVDPAKPPTLDYLPADIVIVEALHK
- a CDS encoding methylenetetrahydrofolate reductase, which translates into the protein MRVCDLIERKSPFISLEFFPPKEKEAWPGFFEVVEKLKELNPLFASVTYGAGGGTQDNTLEIATRMKRDHGIEPITHLTSVGASAEKLDEFLKSLREANIENVLALRGDAPRDVKDFDFNTQEFKHATDVIEFINERYPEICVGGAAYPEPHPESPSIQSDLDMVDLKVKKGAQFLVTQLFFDNRLYFDYVERLKSMGSNVPVIPGVLPIMSLKSAKFILGLCGAAIPGKFLSALEAAHAEGGDDAVYRLGMDYAIKQAQELIDGGAPGVHLYTLNRAKACLEIGRNLKF
- a CDS encoding aminotransferase class IV, with protein sequence MVKVADKQEYLDAMLAVERPNASKIHAFYEHRVGMICKDPGVMLMPWDDHLVHRGDGVFEAMKFVDGMLYQLEPHIERMKRSSASIFLEPPCSWDEIHELVLEVCRAGGQKKGMVRIFLGRGPGGFGIYPSECPETSLYIVAGDLHTPAESVYEKGATAFKTSIPAKQSYLATIKSIDYLPNVLMKREAEEKGYDYPFCFDENEFLAEGATENVCIVNEQGKLIIPEFTNALAGTTLLRAVDLIKNDISIVFRGITKEEILLAREVIIVGTTGDAIPVVRFNGKPIYDVTPGPIAKRIRELLIADRMENGIQL